From a single Nothobranchius furzeri strain GRZ-AD chromosome 7, NfurGRZ-RIMD1, whole genome shotgun sequence genomic region:
- the LOC139070654 gene encoding uncharacterized protein, with product MQMTSQLYISFKPHEMSKLQLLHTCLDSIKTWMAGSFLQLNEDKTEILICAPDKLVPKVRDLGQLASHTKPSVRSLSVTFDPALTLDSQVRSLVRSSFFHLRNIAKLSPILSCSELETVLHTFIFSRLDYCNSFHVSEQNLPEPSTGGSECLSAQLLTRTSKHTHITPLLLQFQWLPVNFRVHFKIMVLVYRALHGQAPPYFGALLRPYTPAGT from the coding sequence atgcagatgacatcccagctgtacatctcctttaagccccatgagatgtctaagctgcagctgttacacacctgcttagactctatcaaaacctggatggctgggagctttcttcagctgaatgaagataagactgagatcctcatctgtgccccagacaagctggttcccaaagtcagagatcttggtcagcttgcttctcacaccaaaccctccgtcaggagtcttagtgtgacctttgacccggctctcaccctggattctcaagtccgttctcttgttcgctcttccttctttcatctcaggaacattgcaaagctgagtcccattttgtcctgctctgaacttgagacagttctccacaccttcatcttctcacgcttggactactgcaactcttttcacgtgtctgagcagaacctccctgaaccgtctacaggtggttcagaatgcctgtcagCTCAGCTTCTAACCAggacctccaaacacacccacatcaccccgcttctcctccagtttcagtggctgccagtcaacttcagggttcatttcaagatcatggttctggtttatagggccttacatggacaagcaccaccataCTTTGGTGCTCTTCTCAGaccctacaccccagcaggtacctga